The following proteins are encoded in a genomic region of Xanthomonas cassavae CFBP 4642:
- a CDS encoding cryptochrome/photolyase family protein codes for MAPPKHHWTGSTAQTPAHTLRLILGDQLNPQHSWFAAHDPGVVYVLMEVRAETDYVLHHAQKILAIFAAMRAFATALRQAGHRVRYVAIDTASNRQSIPANLDALIAHYRAQYLEYQAPDEWRLDQALQQWSAAQAFVTRVVDSEHFLTTRDEVAACFRAGSQWRMEVFYRQMRRRHRILLDAAGQPEGGRWNFDHDNRAPWPGDLPAPQDWRSAHDHSRLWRSIEAAGVRSFGTPNADALPWPLDRAEALQHLDAFIDRALPDFGRYEDAMSTRSPRLFHSLLSFALNVKMLHPAEVIARAEAAWRQGQAPLASVEGFIRQVLGWREYVRGVYWSQMPEYAQTNHLEQHLPLPHWFWDGQIGMRCLADAVGNSLANAHAHHIQRLMVIGNFALLAGLDPQALHRWYLGVYIDAFEWVELPNTVGMSQFADGGLLGSKPYISGAAYIDRMSDYCGGCRYQRKVRVGPQACPYNALYWDFLARQRTLLGANERLALPYRQLDAMAPEVLEQVQAQATHWRANLEVL; via the coding sequence ATGGCCCCACCCAAACACCATTGGACTGGTAGCACGGCGCAAACGCCTGCCCACACGTTGCGCCTGATCCTGGGCGATCAGCTCAATCCGCAGCACAGCTGGTTCGCCGCGCATGACCCTGGCGTGGTCTATGTGCTGATGGAGGTGCGCGCCGAGACCGACTACGTGCTGCACCATGCGCAGAAGATCCTGGCGATCTTCGCCGCGATGCGCGCGTTTGCCACCGCGCTGCGACAGGCCGGCCACCGCGTGCGGTACGTGGCAATCGACACCGCCAGCAACCGGCAATCGATTCCGGCCAACCTGGACGCGCTGATCGCGCACTACCGCGCGCAGTACCTGGAGTATCAGGCACCGGACGAATGGCGGCTGGACCAGGCCCTGCAGCAGTGGAGCGCCGCGCAGGCGTTCGTCACGCGCGTGGTCGATAGCGAGCATTTCTTAACCACGCGCGACGAGGTGGCTGCATGCTTCCGCGCGGGCAGCCAGTGGCGCATGGAAGTGTTCTATCGGCAGATGCGCAGGCGCCACCGCATCCTGCTCGATGCCGCCGGGCAACCGGAAGGCGGGCGCTGGAACTTCGATCACGACAATCGCGCGCCGTGGCCAGGCGATCTGCCTGCGCCGCAAGACTGGCGCAGCGCACACGATCACAGCCGGTTGTGGCGCAGCATCGAAGCGGCAGGCGTACGCAGCTTCGGCACGCCCAACGCCGACGCGCTGCCGTGGCCACTGGATCGCGCCGAAGCGTTGCAGCACCTGGATGCCTTCATCGATCGCGCCCTGCCGGATTTCGGCCGCTACGAAGATGCGATGAGTACGCGTAGCCCGCGGCTGTTCCATTCGCTGCTGTCGTTTGCGCTCAACGTCAAGATGCTGCACCCGGCCGAAGTCATCGCGCGCGCCGAAGCCGCCTGGCGCCAGGGGCAGGCACCGCTGGCCTCGGTGGAAGGCTTCATCCGGCAAGTTCTGGGCTGGCGCGAATACGTGCGCGGCGTGTACTGGTCGCAGATGCCTGAGTACGCGCAGACCAATCACCTGGAGCAGCACCTGCCGTTGCCGCACTGGTTCTGGGATGGGCAGATCGGCATGCGCTGCCTGGCCGATGCGGTGGGCAATTCGCTGGCCAATGCGCATGCGCACCATATCCAGCGGCTGATGGTGATCGGCAATTTTGCGCTGCTGGCGGGACTGGACCCGCAGGCGCTGCATCGCTGGTATCTGGGTGTCTATATCGACGCCTTCGAGTGGGTGGAGCTGCCCAACACGGTGGGCATGAGCCAGTTCGCCGATGGCGGCCTGCTCGGCAGCAAGCCCTATATCAGCGGCGCCGCCTACATCGACCGCATGAGCGATTACTGCGGCGGCTGCCGCTACCAGCGCAAGGTGCGGGTGGGCCCGCAGGCCTGCCCGTACAACGCGCTGTACTGGGATTTCCTGGCGCGGCAGCGCACGCTGCTGGGCGCCAACGAGCGCCTGGCGCTGCCGTACCGGCAACTCGACGCCATGGCACCGGAGGTGCTGGAGCAGGTGCAGGCGCAGGCCACGCATTGGCGGGCGAATCTGGAGGTGCTCTGA
- a CDS encoding NAD(P)/FAD-dependent oxidoreductase — MMPPRRPTRVAVIGAGLAGLACADALQKTGIDVTVYEGADAVGGRMHTRTGPGWQCDDGAQYFTARDPGFAALVEQWMADGVAARWPARVASWDGATMRHSQSALVRFVGTPGMATPACALAAGLEVRTRAGVHALERSSAGWGVNLGAATAAATQVVDAVLLAVPAPDAATLLADRAPALLRVARSARLLPAWAVVLRFAAPIDPGYDALFVNAGPLRWVARDSSKPARAGAETWLLHATATWSQAHGDATPAQVIASLLPELAALGLPPPLACDAYRWVAASTDPPLQTGSVWDASLGLGLCGDWLAGGKVEGAWLSGTALAREVAGIVATGIKAQ, encoded by the coding sequence ATGATGCCGCCACGCCGCCCAACGCGCGTGGCGGTGATCGGCGCCGGCCTGGCCGGGCTGGCTTGCGCCGATGCACTGCAGAAGACAGGCATTGACGTTACGGTGTACGAAGGCGCCGATGCGGTTGGCGGACGCATGCATACCCGCACCGGACCGGGCTGGCAGTGCGACGACGGCGCGCAGTACTTCACCGCGCGCGATCCGGGCTTCGCGGCCCTGGTCGAGCAATGGATGGCCGACGGCGTGGCCGCGCGCTGGCCGGCACGGGTCGCCAGTTGGGATGGCGCTACGATGCGTCACTCGCAAAGCGCATTGGTGCGGTTTGTGGGAACTCCCGGGATGGCCACACCCGCTTGCGCGCTCGCCGCCGGCCTGGAGGTACGCACGCGGGCCGGCGTCCATGCGCTCGAGCGCAGCAGTGCGGGATGGGGGGTCAACCTCGGCGCTGCGACCGCGGCCGCAACGCAGGTGGTCGATGCGGTGCTGCTGGCAGTGCCGGCTCCCGATGCGGCCACGTTGCTGGCCGATCGCGCACCCGCGCTGCTACGCGTTGCCCGCAGCGCGCGACTGTTGCCGGCCTGGGCCGTCGTATTGCGGTTTGCTGCGCCCATCGATCCTGGCTACGACGCCTTGTTCGTCAACGCCGGCCCGCTGCGCTGGGTGGCACGCGATTCCAGCAAACCCGCGCGCGCAGGTGCCGAGACCTGGCTGCTGCATGCCACGGCAACGTGGAGCCAGGCGCATGGCGATGCCACGCCCGCGCAGGTGATCGCCAGCCTGTTGCCCGAACTGGCGGCGCTGGGCCTGCCGCCACCGCTGGCATGCGACGCGTATCGCTGGGTGGCGGCCAGTACCGATCCGCCATTGCAGACCGGCTCTGTCTGGGACGCCAGCCTCGGGCTCGGCCTGTGTGGCGACTGGCTGGCGGGTGGCAAGGTCGAAGGCGCCTGGCTCAGCGGAACTGCCCTGGCACGCGAGGTGGCTGGCATCGTGGCAACAGGCATCAAGGCGCAGTGA
- a CDS encoding DsbA family oxidoreductase, whose amino-acid sequence MRIDIWSDVVCPWCWIGKRRFEQAIAALGDKAPALDIHYHAFELDPEAGAAPVPLRDALARKFGGTARVEQMLAQTQAIARAEGLPFDFGRGQVQVSTLRAHRLLWLATHEGDVGAVMEALFHAHFAEGRNVAETETLVRAGEAGGLAAARVQAMLDSDEGTVDVQAQLAQASALGIRAVPSFVIDGRSLIQGAQPPESVAQALLQLAAESVPVGGADACGPDGCAV is encoded by the coding sequence ATGCGCATCGATATCTGGTCCGACGTGGTCTGCCCCTGGTGCTGGATCGGCAAGCGCCGGTTTGAACAGGCGATAGCCGCGCTTGGCGACAAGGCGCCAGCGCTGGACATTCATTACCATGCGTTCGAGCTGGATCCGGAGGCCGGCGCAGCGCCGGTGCCGTTGCGCGATGCCCTGGCACGCAAGTTCGGCGGCACCGCACGGGTGGAGCAGATGCTTGCGCAGACCCAGGCCATCGCGCGCGCCGAAGGCCTGCCATTCGACTTCGGGCGCGGCCAGGTGCAGGTCAGTACCTTGCGTGCGCATCGGCTGCTATGGCTGGCCACTCACGAAGGCGATGTCGGTGCGGTGATGGAAGCCTTGTTCCATGCCCACTTCGCCGAAGGCCGCAATGTGGCAGAAACCGAGACGCTGGTACGTGCCGGTGAGGCCGGCGGTCTGGCGGCTGCGCGGGTGCAGGCGATGCTGGACTCCGACGAAGGCACGGTGGACGTGCAGGCGCAGTTGGCGCAGGCCAGCGCGCTGGGCATCCGCGCGGTGCCCAGTTTCGTGATCGACGGACGCAGCCTGATCCAGGGGGCGCAGCCGCCGGAGAGTGTTGCCCAGGCGCTGTTGCAGCTGGCCGCCGAATCGGTACCGGTCGGTGGCGCCGATGCCTGCGGGCCGGATGGCTGCGCGGTCTGA
- a CDS encoding CYTH domain-containing protein codes for MPLEIERKFLVTGDGWRAAAHAVIPMAQGYINDQAALRSGAQNASVRVRVQGQGALLNLKSREVGHTRQEFEYPIPVADARALLDLCVGGLIDKRRHLVKYQGHVWEVDEFLGDNAGLVVAEIELASADEVFAKPEWIGAEVTDDTRYYNLALASHPFSRWEG; via the coding sequence ATGCCCCTAGAAATCGAACGCAAGTTTCTCGTCACCGGCGATGGGTGGCGTGCTGCCGCGCATGCGGTGATCCCGATGGCGCAGGGCTACATCAATGACCAGGCGGCGTTGCGTAGCGGGGCGCAGAATGCGTCGGTGCGTGTGCGGGTACAGGGCCAGGGCGCGTTATTAAATCTGAAGTCGCGTGAGGTGGGGCATACCCGCCAGGAGTTCGAGTACCCGATTCCCGTCGCCGATGCGCGCGCGCTGCTGGACCTGTGCGTCGGCGGGCTGATCGACAAGCGCCGGCATCTGGTCAAGTACCAGGGCCATGTGTGGGAAGTGGACGAATTTCTCGGCGACAACGCCGGGCTGGTGGTGGCCGAGATCGAGCTTGCCAGTGCCGACGAAGTCTTTGCCAAGCCCGAGTGGATCGGCGCGGAAGTGACCGACGACACGCGTTACTACAATCTGGCGCTGGCATCGCATCCGTTTTCGCGCTGGGAGGGATGA
- the rlmD gene encoding 23S rRNA (uracil(1939)-C(5))-methyltransferase RlmD, which translates to MARTRNRLDRTPFQTAITDLSHDGRGVARRDGEGGKVTFISGALPGELVRAEPTARSRHFDEARTIEVLEASPQRVAPRCPHFGVCAGCVLQHLEESQQIVAKQRVLTDNLERIGHVTPQTVLPALVGDSWGYRRKGRFSVRRVEKKDKTLVGFRELDPRFVADLSVCYTVIPQIGEKIPLLAALIEGMDGKRDIPQIEFIAGDEAVALTIRHMQPLSERDQQAWVEFAQAHGFAIFLQPGGVDSVHPLWPREVPLSFRLPQWDVELAFRPLDFIQVNASLNQKMIAHALALLDATAEDRVLDLFCGLGNFTLPLARTVREVVGVEGDAGLVARARENAQRNGLANAQFYAADLTQDQRNAPWMKQGFDKLLLDPPRSGALEVLQQLPLKRFQRIVYVSCHPGSLARDAGYLVNDQGFTLVSAGAMDMFPHTAHVESIAVFEKR; encoded by the coding sequence GTGGCCAGAACCCGCAATCGCCTCGACCGTACTCCTTTCCAGACCGCCATCACCGATCTGAGCCACGACGGCCGCGGAGTGGCCCGTCGCGACGGCGAGGGCGGCAAGGTCACCTTCATCAGCGGCGCCCTGCCGGGCGAACTGGTGCGCGCCGAGCCCACCGCGCGCAGCCGCCATTTCGACGAAGCCAGGACCATCGAGGTCCTGGAAGCCTCGCCGCAGCGGGTGGCCCCGCGTTGCCCGCACTTCGGCGTCTGCGCCGGTTGCGTGCTGCAGCACCTGGAAGAATCGCAGCAGATCGTCGCCAAGCAACGGGTGCTGACCGACAACCTCGAACGGATCGGGCATGTCACCCCGCAGACCGTGTTGCCTGCCCTGGTCGGCGACAGCTGGGGATACCGGCGCAAGGGGCGGTTTTCGGTCCGGCGGGTGGAGAAGAAGGACAAGACCCTGGTCGGCTTTCGCGAGTTGGACCCGCGGTTCGTGGCCGACCTGTCGGTGTGCTACACGGTGATTCCGCAGATCGGCGAGAAGATCCCGTTGCTGGCGGCGCTGATCGAAGGCATGGACGGCAAGCGCGACATCCCGCAGATCGAGTTCATCGCCGGCGACGAGGCAGTGGCGCTGACCATCCGCCATATGCAGCCGCTCAGCGAGCGCGATCAGCAGGCCTGGGTGGAATTTGCACAGGCGCACGGCTTTGCGATCTTCCTACAGCCCGGCGGTGTGGATAGCGTGCACCCGTTGTGGCCGCGCGAGGTGCCGTTGTCGTTCCGCCTGCCGCAATGGGATGTCGAGCTGGCGTTCCGGCCGCTGGACTTCATCCAGGTCAATGCCTCGCTCAACCAGAAGATGATCGCGCATGCGCTGGCGCTGCTGGATGCCACGGCCGAAGACCGGGTGCTGGACCTGTTCTGCGGCCTGGGCAACTTCACCCTGCCGCTGGCGCGGACGGTGCGCGAAGTGGTGGGCGTGGAAGGCGATGCCGGGCTGGTGGCGCGCGCCAGGGAAAATGCGCAGCGCAATGGCCTGGCCAACGCGCAGTTCTACGCCGCCGATCTCACCCAGGACCAACGCAATGCGCCATGGATGAAGCAGGGCTTCGACAAGCTGCTGCTCGATCCGCCGCGCTCCGGCGCACTGGAAGTGCTGCAACAGCTGCCATTGAAGCGCTTCCAGCGCATTGTCTACGTCAGCTGCCACCCGGGCTCGCTGGCGCGCGATGCCGGCTATCTGGTTAACGACCAAGGCTTCACCCTGGTGTCGGCAGGGGCGATGGACATGTTCCCGCATACCGCGCATGTGGAAAGTATTGCGGTGTTTGAGAAGCGGTGA
- a CDS encoding response regulator — protein sequence MNMATRQEPHPRLLLVEDDPISRGFLQAALEGLPAQVDWADSLSCALDRARERRHDLWLIDVNLPDGTGSGLLRALRLLHPDVPALAHTADGTMAMQQSLQSDGFLEMLVKPLTTERLLRAVRRGLARGRYSVAPVGVVDIAASDWDETAALSALNGQQHHLNALRELFLAELPGTRDAVTSALNISDEQALRNHLHRLQASCGFVGAARLAGAVRLLRGDPQSRTAQTQFHAAVAALLH from the coding sequence ATGAATATGGCGACACGTCAGGAACCCCATCCACGCTTACTGTTGGTAGAGGACGACCCGATCAGCCGTGGCTTCCTGCAGGCTGCGCTGGAAGGTCTTCCGGCCCAGGTGGATTGGGCCGATTCATTGTCTTGCGCGCTGGATCGCGCGCGCGAACGTCGCCACGATCTTTGGCTGATCGACGTCAATCTGCCCGATGGTACCGGCAGCGGCCTGCTGCGTGCATTGCGTCTGCTGCACCCGGACGTCCCCGCGCTGGCGCACACCGCCGACGGCACCATGGCGATGCAGCAGAGCCTGCAGTCCGATGGCTTCCTGGAAATGCTGGTCAAGCCGCTGACCACCGAACGCCTGCTACGGGCAGTGCGCCGTGGTCTGGCGCGCGGCCGCTACAGCGTGGCACCGGTCGGGGTGGTGGACATTGCCGCCAGCGACTGGGACGAGACCGCGGCACTGAGCGCGCTCAATGGCCAGCAGCATCACCTCAACGCCTTGCGCGAGTTGTTCCTGGCGGAATTGCCGGGCACCCGCGACGCAGTGACATCGGCGCTGAACATCAGCGACGAGCAGGCCCTGCGCAATCATCTGCACCGGCTGCAGGCCAGCTGCGGATTCGTCGGTGCCGCGCGGCTCGCTGGAGCGGTACGCCTGTTACGTGGCGATCCGCAGTCACGCACCGCGCAGACCCAGTTCCATGCGGCGGTGGCCGCGTTATTGCACTGA
- the recO gene encoding DNA repair protein RecO yields the protein MLIEHEHGFVLHVRAWRETSVLVEVLTEQHGRVGLLARGVQGPRKQALRAALQPLQLIQFTAVQRGELAQLRQAEALDTAPRLVGERMLAGFYISELLLRLAPRNDSVPELYACYAQARAHLASEVSLAWGLRRFERDVLEGLGFAFDLQHDSDGQSIDPAARYRLDPQEGAMRVLSERLAQDRRETVTGAALLALGEDRMPATEDMPGLRRSLRSVLLHHLNGRGLKSWEMLEDLAQRR from the coding sequence ATGCTGATCGAGCACGAACACGGCTTCGTTCTGCATGTGCGAGCCTGGCGCGAGACCAGCGTGCTGGTAGAAGTGCTGACCGAGCAGCACGGGCGGGTCGGGTTGCTGGCGCGTGGCGTGCAGGGCCCGCGCAAACAGGCGCTGCGTGCGGCGCTGCAGCCGCTGCAACTGATCCAGTTCACGGCCGTGCAACGTGGCGAACTTGCGCAGCTGCGTCAGGCCGAAGCGCTGGATACAGCCCCGCGATTGGTCGGCGAACGCATGCTGGCCGGTTTCTACATCAGCGAGCTGTTGCTGCGCCTGGCCCCTCGTAACGATTCGGTGCCGGAGCTCTACGCGTGCTATGCGCAGGCACGCGCGCATCTGGCATCGGAGGTGTCGCTGGCGTGGGGGCTGCGCCGGTTCGAGCGCGATGTGCTGGAGGGGCTGGGGTTTGCCTTCGATCTGCAGCACGACAGCGACGGGCAGTCGATCGACCCGGCGGCGCGCTATCGACTCGACCCGCAGGAAGGCGCCATGCGGGTATTGAGCGAACGTCTGGCGCAAGATCGGCGCGAAACCGTGACGGGCGCGGCGCTGTTGGCCTTGGGGGAGGACCGCATGCCGGCCACCGAAGACATGCCCGGCCTGCGCCGCAGCCTGCGCAGCGTGCTGCTGCATCATCTGAACGGGCGCGGCCTGAAATCCTGGGAAATGCTGGAGGATCTGGCGCAGCGGCGTTGA
- the era gene encoding GTPase Era: protein MSETTPHRSGSVAVIGRPNVGKSTLTNALVGAKVSIVSNRPQTTRHRLLGIATFPEGQLMLVDTPGLHREQKRAMNRVLNRAARGSLEGVDAAVLVIEAGRWDEEDTLAFRVLSDANVPVVLVVNKVDRLKDKTALFPFLAQVSEGRTFAAVHPVSALKRKGLEALVSDLLKLVPEAEAMFGEDEITDRSQRFLAGELVREQLMRQLGEELPYATTVEIERFAEDGALLRIGAVIWVEREGQKAIVIGKGGTRLKEIGGKARLQMERLFGAKVFLETWVRVREGWSDDEAALKAFGYE, encoded by the coding sequence GTGAGCGAAACCACCCCCCACCGTAGCGGCAGCGTTGCCGTGATCGGCCGGCCGAATGTCGGCAAGTCCACCCTGACCAACGCCCTGGTGGGCGCCAAGGTCAGCATTGTGTCGAACCGGCCGCAGACCACCCGGCATCGCTTGCTGGGTATCGCCACCTTCCCCGAAGGACAGCTGATGCTGGTCGACACGCCCGGGCTGCACCGCGAGCAGAAGCGCGCGATGAACCGGGTGTTGAACCGTGCCGCACGCGGCTCGCTCGAAGGCGTGGATGCCGCCGTGCTGGTGATCGAAGCCGGCCGCTGGGATGAAGAAGACACCCTGGCCTTCCGCGTGCTCAGCGACGCCAATGTGCCGGTGGTGCTGGTCGTCAACAAGGTGGACCGGCTTAAGGACAAGACCGCATTGTTTCCGTTCCTGGCCCAGGTCAGCGAAGGGCGCACCTTCGCGGCGGTGCACCCGGTCTCCGCGCTCAAGCGCAAGGGCCTGGAAGCCTTGGTGAGCGATCTGCTCAAGCTGGTGCCCGAAGCCGAGGCGATGTTCGGCGAGGACGAAATCACCGACCGCAGCCAGCGTTTTCTGGCCGGCGAGCTGGTCCGCGAGCAGCTGATGCGTCAGCTCGGCGAAGAATTGCCGTATGCCACCACGGTGGAGATCGAACGTTTCGCCGAAGACGGCGCGCTGCTGCGCATCGGTGCGGTGATCTGGGTCGAGCGCGAAGGCCAGAAGGCGATCGTGATCGGCAAGGGCGGTACCCGCCTGAAGGAAATCGGTGGCAAGGCGCGTCTGCAGATGGAGCGGCTGTTCGGCGCAAAAGTGTTCCTGGAGACCTGGGTGCGCGTGCGCGAGGGCTGGTCGGACGACGAAGCCGCGTTGAAGGCGTTCGGCTACGAATGA
- the rnc gene encoding ribonuclease III produces MSNRTFQRDDPIGHAFADPGLLAQALRHRSAGTPHNERLEFLGDGIVNLLVAEALYQRWPKADEGALTRARAELVREGALAVIGRTLNLGERLTLGPGELKSGGHRRDSILADAVEAIVAAIYLDCGFERCRAVVLPWFEPSLAALPVGKAEKDPKTRLQEWLQARQLPLPTYALISESGDEHAKQFHVACILEQPVARADGQGTSRRLAERQAAATVIAQLDVNT; encoded by the coding sequence GTGTCGAATAGAACCTTCCAGCGCGATGACCCGATCGGGCACGCGTTCGCCGATCCGGGTCTGCTCGCCCAGGCGCTGCGCCATCGCAGCGCCGGGACGCCGCACAACGAGCGGCTGGAATTTCTCGGCGACGGCATCGTCAACCTGCTGGTCGCCGAGGCGCTGTATCAGCGCTGGCCCAAGGCCGACGAAGGCGCATTGACCCGCGCGCGCGCCGAACTCGTACGCGAAGGGGCGCTGGCGGTGATCGGGCGTACGCTCAATCTGGGCGAACGGCTGACGCTGGGGCCGGGCGAGCTGAAATCCGGCGGTCATCGGCGCGATTCGATCCTGGCCGATGCGGTCGAGGCGATCGTCGCGGCCATCTATCTGGACTGCGGATTCGAGCGCTGCCGGGCGGTGGTGCTGCCGTGGTTCGAGCCCTCGCTGGCGGCGCTGCCAGTGGGCAAGGCAGAAAAAGATCCCAAGACCCGGCTGCAGGAATGGCTGCAGGCACGGCAGCTGCCGTTGCCCACTTACGCGCTGATCAGCGAAAGCGGCGACGAGCACGCCAAGCAGTTCCATGTCGCCTGCATCCTGGAACAGCCCGTCGCCCGCGCCGACGGCCAGGGCACGTCGCGCCGTCTTGCCGAGCGGCAGGCCGCGGCTACCGTCATCGCACAACTGGATGTCAACACGTGA
- a CDS encoding DUF4845 domain-containing protein: MHARRARGSTMKRKQSGMTLTSFVVVLAVVGFGLYIGMKLFPMYQEYYSVRTAMKGLANEPGSANMDPSKLQDLFFRRLYINYSENVKKEDVKFERVDGGWRMKVNYEVRRELVGNLDVVGKFDTSEDLKGRSVE; the protein is encoded by the coding sequence ATGCACGCACGGCGTGCCAGGGGAAGCACAATGAAGCGCAAGCAAAGCGGTATGACGTTGACGTCGTTCGTGGTGGTGCTGGCGGTGGTGGGGTTCGGCCTGTACATCGGGATGAAGCTGTTTCCGATGTACCAGGAGTATTACTCCGTGCGCACGGCGATGAAGGGCCTGGCCAACGAGCCGGGGAGTGCCAACATGGACCCGTCCAAGTTGCAGGACCTGTTCTTTCGTCGCCTGTACATCAACTATTCGGAAAACGTCAAAAAAGAAGACGTGAAGTTTGAGCGAGTGGATGGCGGTTGGCGGATGAAGGTCAACTACGAAGTGCGTCGCGAACTGGTCGGTAATCTGGATGTCGTGGGCAAGTTCGACACGTCAGAGGACCTGAAAGGGCGCAGTGTCGAATAG
- the lepB gene encoding signal peptidase I produces the protein MKWFEIVLVVLTLGTGFIWLLDKLFLAKRRAARAGLLDSEPAIIDYSRAFFPVLAVVLILRSFVAEPYKIPSSSMMPNLLIGDFILVNKFAYGFRLPITNTKFIPTGEPKRGDVVVFKPPHAPDQNWIKRVVGLPGDRIGFHGDTLYINDKPMRYTVKGEYIGKGKGAEMTGTTLLVEDLPGRTHTVLEWVDRNMPAGQGDWTVPADSYFVMGDNRDNSEDSRFWTQTHFLPEANLRGKAFLIWLNCEGWFCKGSFDPSRIGTGIQ, from the coding sequence ATGAAATGGTTTGAAATCGTCCTGGTGGTGCTGACCCTGGGCACCGGCTTCATCTGGTTGCTGGACAAGCTGTTCCTGGCCAAGCGCCGCGCCGCACGCGCCGGGTTGCTGGACAGCGAGCCGGCGATCATCGACTACTCGCGCGCCTTCTTTCCGGTGCTGGCGGTGGTGCTGATCCTGCGCAGCTTCGTGGCCGAGCCGTACAAGATTCCGTCCAGCTCGATGATGCCCAACCTGTTGATCGGCGATTTCATCCTGGTCAACAAGTTCGCCTACGGTTTCCGTCTGCCGATCACCAATACCAAGTTCATCCCCACCGGCGAGCCCAAGCGCGGCGACGTGGTGGTGTTCAAGCCGCCGCATGCGCCGGACCAGAACTGGATCAAGCGGGTGGTGGGCCTGCCGGGCGACAGGATCGGCTTCCATGGCGATACGCTGTACATCAATGACAAGCCCATGCGCTATACGGTCAAGGGCGAGTACATCGGCAAGGGCAAGGGCGCCGAGATGACCGGCACCACATTGCTGGTCGAGGATTTGCCGGGCCGCACCCACACCGTGCTGGAGTGGGTAGACCGCAACATGCCGGCCGGCCAGGGCGACTGGACGGTGCCGGCGGACAGCTATTTCGTGATGGGGGACAATCGCGACAATAGCGAAGACAGCCGGTTCTGGACCCAGACGCACTTTCTGCCCGAAGCCAATCTGCGCGGCAAGGCGTTCCTGATCTGGCTCAATTGCGAAGGGTGGTTCTGCAAGGGGAGTTTCGATCCATCGCGGATCGGGACTGGAATCCAGTAA